In the Alligator mississippiensis isolate rAllMis1 chromosome 7, rAllMis1, whole genome shotgun sequence genome, one interval contains:
- the LOC102570376 gene encoding receptor-transporting protein 2: protein MEMWKQIFSQKMQQVHPGDKWALKLDDNLQPNVLGPGWMQFLQQRAFGRFQCSQCHHAWQSAQVHVLFHIHLDRRQREGQVKMKIFRQECKKCLLVVLEEPQFSPRHVKRVLDSLGRKIRQKCYGEAAHPNSVPTIVAGDPTKGSHDSTCCGLGVCSMKHETQMLPDVIVGSTCTRPDQWEQTGVATGVSSGFSWRQCCCYSCCVLAISAVLFLLLLYFTPKK, encoded by the exons ATGGAGATGTGGAAGCAGATATTTTCACAGAAGATGCAGCAGGTGCACCCAGGGGACAAGTGGGCCCTTAAGCTAGATGACAACCTGCAGCCCAATGTCTTGGGGCCAGGATGGATGCAATTCCTGCAGCAGCGTGCATTCGGCAG GTTCCAGTGTTCCCAGTGCCATCATGCCTGGCAGTCCGCCCAGGTGCACGTGCTCTTCCACATCCACCTggaccggaggcagagagagGGCCAGGTGAAGATGAAAATCTTCAGGCAAGAGTGCAAGAAATGCCTCCTGGTCGTGCTGGAAGAGCCACAATTCAGCCCCCGGCATGTCAAGAGGGTGCTGGATAGCCTAGGGCGGAAGATACGCCAGAAGTGCTATGGGGAAGCTGCCCATCCCAACAGTGTGCCCACCATCGTTGCGGGAGACCCCACAAAGGGGTCGCACGACAGCACCTGCTGTGGACTGGGTGTTTGCAGCATGAAACATGAAACACAAATGCTGCCCGACGTGATTGTTGGATCCACTTGCACCCGCCCCGACCAGTGGGAACAGACTGGGGTGGCAACAGGGGTAAGCAGCGGCTTCAGCTGGCGGCAATGTTGTTGCTACAGCTGTTGCGTGCTGGCTATTTCGGCCGTGCTCTTTTTGCTTCTGCTGTATTTCACCCCCAAGAAGTAG